In Nasonia vitripennis strain AsymCx chromosome 2, Nvit_psr_1.1, whole genome shotgun sequence, a genomic segment contains:
- the LOC100122940 gene encoding thioredoxin reductase-like selenoprotein T homolog CG3887, producing the protein MYLSRLSLCVIFVLLCSLESRANLNDDAPLTKLGSKTGPSLKFFYCYSCGYRKVFEDYVNILRQKYPELQIDGENYNPPGANMMLAKGLGIAKILVIVLIFSKINIFQWIGQPQPFWWQWCMDNRLYSCVMLFFACNAAEGYLISSGAFEIHFNDVPIWSKLETGRIPQPPELFQIIDTHMQMIFPEMEAGKIGLNK; encoded by the exons ATGTACTTGTCACGGCTGAGTCTCTgcgtaatttttgttttgctcTGCTCGCTCGAGTCCAGGGCAAACTTAAATGACGACGCACCCCTAACCAAACTCGGCTCCAAAACGGGTCCGTCGCTCAAGTTTTTCTACTG TTATTCTTGCGGATATAGGAAAGTATTCGAAGACTATGTAAACATTCTGCGACAGAAGTATCCAGAACTGCAAATTGATGGGGAAAACTACAATCCCCCTGGAGCAAACATGATGCTTGCAAAGGGTTTG GGAATAGCCAAGATTCTAGTCATAGTTTTAATATTcagcaaaataaatatattccaaTGGATTGGTCAGCCTCAGCCATTTTGGTGGCAATGGTGTATGGACAACCGTTTGTACTCTTGTGTGATGCTGTTTTTCGCATGCAACGCTGCAGAAGGATATTTAATATCCTCTGGTGCATTTGAAATACATTTTAATG ATGTTCCCATATGGTCCAAACTTGAAACTGGAAGAATACCTCAACCTCCTGAATTGTTTCAGATCATTGATACTCACATGCAAATGATATTCCCAGAGATGGAAGCTGGAAAGATTGGTCTCAATAAGTAG